A stretch of the Comamonas testosteroni TK102 genome encodes the following:
- the dacB gene encoding D-alanyl-D-alanine carboxypeptidase/D-alanyl-D-alanine-endopeptidase, which translates to MLQTPFFLRKTLSALGASLLALLAQPALAQSLPADTRIPAVVDAALQRAKIPRDAVSLLVMNVDGRSPPNLAWRTHQAMNPASVMKLVTTYAALDQLGPAYVWRTPVYLGGPVVDGALRGNLYIQGQGDPKLVLERLWLMLRRLQGMGIKVIVGDIVLDRSAFQLPAHDAAVFDNEPWRPYNASPDALLINYKAVALNIAPDAGAGVARIQYDPPMFGMENQQTVALAAPASDCGDWRSKMQLDMNNPQRIAFNGSYPASCGDKSWSIAPAQPERFAAKAIEGMWRELGGKLTGAVRDGSVPQGLQPAFQLESPALSEVVRDINKYSNNIMAQHVLLTLGMQRTGVASFDSARQSLAQWWAARWGNAEQPVVDNGAGLSRNASITASGLGQMLQNAWVSPVMPEFVSSMPIVGVDGTLRRSKSRFAGAAHLKTGSLRDSAALAGYVDGASGQRYVLVAMANHANAAAARTAWDALVDWTAAQ; encoded by the coding sequence ATGCTGCAGACCCCCTTCTTTCTTCGCAAGACCCTGAGCGCGCTGGGCGCATCGTTGCTGGCGCTGCTGGCCCAGCCCGCGCTGGCGCAGTCCCTGCCTGCCGACACCCGCATTCCCGCTGTCGTGGACGCGGCGCTGCAACGCGCCAAGATTCCGCGCGATGCCGTATCGCTGCTGGTGATGAATGTGGATGGCAGATCGCCACCGAACCTGGCCTGGCGCACGCACCAGGCCATGAATCCGGCCTCGGTCATGAAGCTGGTCACCACCTATGCGGCGCTCGACCAGCTCGGCCCGGCCTATGTCTGGCGCACGCCCGTCTATCTGGGCGGCCCGGTGGTCGATGGTGCCCTGCGCGGCAACCTCTACATCCAGGGCCAGGGCGACCCCAAGCTGGTGCTGGAGCGCCTGTGGCTGATGCTGCGCCGCCTGCAAGGCATGGGCATCAAGGTCATCGTGGGCGATATCGTGCTGGACCGCAGCGCCTTTCAGCTGCCCGCGCATGATGCGGCGGTCTTCGACAACGAGCCCTGGCGGCCCTACAACGCCTCGCCCGATGCGCTGCTGATCAACTACAAGGCCGTGGCGCTGAATATTGCTCCCGATGCAGGAGCTGGTGTCGCTCGTATTCAGTACGATCCACCAATGTTTGGCATGGAAAACCAGCAAACAGTTGCGCTGGCTGCTCCTGCTTCTGATTGCGGCGACTGGCGCAGCAAAATGCAGCTGGACATGAACAATCCGCAGCGCATCGCCTTCAATGGCAGCTATCCGGCAAGCTGCGGCGACAAGAGCTGGTCCATCGCACCGGCGCAGCCCGAGCGCTTTGCGGCCAAGGCCATAGAAGGCATGTGGCGCGAGCTGGGCGGCAAGCTCACCGGCGCCGTGCGCGACGGCAGCGTGCCCCAGGGCCTGCAGCCGGCGTTCCAGCTGGAGTCTCCGGCACTGTCCGAAGTGGTGCGCGACATCAACAAATACAGCAACAACATCATGGCCCAGCATGTGCTGCTCACCCTGGGCATGCAGCGCACCGGCGTGGCCAGCTTCGACTCTGCCAGGCAGTCGCTGGCCCAGTGGTGGGCCGCGCGCTGGGGCAATGCCGAGCAGCCCGTGGTGGACAACGGTGCAGGCCTGAGCCGCAATGCCAGCATCACGGCCAGCGGACTGGGGCAGATGCTGCAGAACGCCTGGGTCTCGCCCGTGATGCCCGAGTTCGTCTCCTCCATGCCCATCGTCGGCGTGGACGGTACGCTGCGCCGCAGCAAGAGCCGCTTTGCGGGCGCGGCCCACCTCAAGACCGGCAGCCTGCGCGACTCGGCGGCACTGGCCGGCTATGTCGACGGTGCCAGCGGCCAGCGCTATGTGCTGGTAGCCATGGCCAACCATGCCAATGCGGCCGCGGCGCGTACGGCCTGGGATGCACTGGTGGACTGGACGGCGGCACAGTAG
- a CDS encoding acyl-CoA dehydrogenase family protein, with product MLSSHFNDVLGTLEKTAVARDRQGGHAAAEKALLRDAGLLRLAIPREHGGDALSWPDIYRHVRALAAVDSALAHVLAFHQLQVATVLIYGSRQQQRLWLRRTIDENGWWGNALNPRDTRLQALPRSSELAGGYVLDGLKGFCSGTRGSHYLTVSASVAGHAQPVLGLLETASPGIAVKDDWNPMGQRQTDSGSVQFNRVQLPASAVMRDENAEVTAFHTLRNCLAQLVLVNLFVGVAQGARRQARDYAREHGRPWLGSAVERATDDPYLLRRMGEMQAQISGAALMADHGAALLQKAWERGPGLSAAERAEVAIAVFEAKVMAHRCTLFATQEMFDVVGSRGTHADLGFDRFWRNVRTHTLHDPLDYKLQALGRWAVHGEEPSAQHYN from the coding sequence ATGCTCTCCAGCCACTTCAACGATGTACTCGGCACCCTGGAAAAAACTGCCGTCGCACGCGACCGCCAGGGCGGCCATGCGGCAGCGGAAAAAGCCTTGCTGCGCGATGCCGGCCTGCTGCGCCTGGCGATCCCCCGCGAACATGGCGGCGATGCGCTGAGCTGGCCCGACATCTACCGCCATGTCCGGGCCCTGGCCGCAGTCGACAGCGCCCTGGCCCATGTGCTGGCGTTTCACCAGCTCCAGGTCGCCACCGTGCTGATCTATGGCTCGCGCCAGCAGCAGCGCCTCTGGCTGCGCCGCACCATCGATGAGAACGGCTGGTGGGGCAATGCGCTGAACCCGCGCGACACGCGTCTGCAGGCTCTGCCCCGCAGCTCGGAGCTGGCCGGCGGTTATGTGCTCGACGGTCTGAAAGGTTTTTGCTCGGGCACACGCGGCTCTCACTACCTGACGGTATCGGCCAGCGTGGCAGGCCATGCGCAGCCCGTTCTGGGCCTGCTTGAGACCGCTTCGCCCGGCATTGCCGTCAAGGACGACTGGAACCCCATGGGCCAGCGTCAGACCGACAGCGGCTCGGTGCAGTTCAATCGCGTCCAGCTTCCCGCCAGCGCCGTCATGCGCGACGAGAATGCCGAAGTCACGGCCTTTCATACGCTGCGCAACTGCCTGGCGCAGCTGGTGCTGGTGAATCTGTTTGTCGGCGTGGCCCAGGGCGCGCGCCGGCAGGCACGCGACTACGCGCGCGAACATGGCCGGCCCTGGCTGGGCTCGGCGGTGGAGCGCGCCACCGACGATCCCTATCTGCTGCGCCGCATGGGCGAGATGCAGGCCCAGATTTCGGGGGCCGCCCTGATGGCCGACCACGGCGCAGCGCTGCTGCAAAAAGCCTGGGAGCGCGGCCCTGGGCTGAGCGCGGCGGAACGTGCCGAGGTCGCCATCGCCGTCTTCGAAGCCAAGGTCATGGCGCATCGCTGCACCCTGTTCGCCACCCAGGAAATGTTTGATGTGGTGGGCTCACGCGGCACCCATGCCGACCTCGGCTTCGACCGCTTCTGGCGCAATGTGCGCACCCATACCCTGCACGATCCGCTGGACTACAAGCTCCAGGCCCTGGGCCGCTGGGCCGTGCATGGCGAGGAGCCTTCGGCCCAGCACTACAACTGA
- the rimI gene encoding ribosomal protein S18-alanine N-acetyltransferase yields the protein MTLPSSSTLATDASTQDAASLVHFEPLSALWLDTLLPIEEQAYVHPWTRGNFQDAMVAGYQIQLLVDADHQLLGYFVAMQALDEVHLLNITVNPACQRQGWARVLLDALALWSRQQNAQWIWLEVRESNARAREVYLRHGFAEVGLRKNYYPNPNGPREHAVLMSLKLWP from the coding sequence ATGACCTTGCCCAGCAGCTCCACACTCGCCACTGACGCCAGCACCCAGGATGCGGCATCCCTGGTGCATTTCGAGCCGCTGTCCGCGCTCTGGCTGGACACCCTGCTGCCGATCGAGGAGCAGGCCTATGTCCACCCATGGACGCGCGGCAACTTCCAGGATGCCATGGTGGCCGGCTACCAGATACAGCTGCTGGTCGATGCCGATCACCAGTTGCTGGGCTACTTTGTCGCCATGCAGGCGCTGGACGAGGTACATTTGCTCAATATCACCGTCAATCCGGCCTGCCAGCGCCAGGGCTGGGCGCGCGTGCTGCTCGACGCGCTGGCGCTTTGGTCGCGACAGCAGAATGCCCAATGGATCTGGCTGGAAGTGCGCGAAAGCAATGCCCGCGCCCGCGAGGTCTATCTCAGGCACGGCTTTGCCGAAGTCGGTCTGCGCAAGAACTACTACCCCAACCCCAACGGCCCGCGCGAACATGCGGTGCTCATGAGTCTGAAACTATGGCCCTGA
- a CDS encoding uracil-DNA glycosylase family protein, producing the protein MALNLDARQRAMLEAMGITVWLPEPVEPAAVSAVTAVAAAPLPVAEPLPVAAPAMRVAPPDPVSPPVAQAAAPAAEAAPAPVQPPAQTARPVSPPPQHLSGHRAHEPRQFVQQPAAGPAGEPGLGWTISPAQLVYPHAPQHVQSTEQGGWLILLEPAANPPLLSPAQRPAADCAQTALQGDAARLLDNMLRALGLQEKPRVFSAALHRAPPDADLSHAEALQPALETLLRELRPDCVLVLGLASARAVLGRHDALGRLRAEPHHIAGVPTVVTYDPNYLLRAPQAKAGAWADLVQADAFTKGL; encoded by the coding sequence ATGGCCCTGAACCTGGACGCCCGCCAGCGGGCCATGCTGGAAGCCATGGGCATCACCGTCTGGTTGCCCGAGCCCGTGGAACCCGCGGCAGTGTCTGCTGTCACTGCAGTCGCCGCCGCACCGTTACCGGTCGCCGAGCCCCTGCCCGTCGCGGCACCGGCAATGCGCGTGGCGCCGCCGGACCCCGTAAGCCCGCCCGTGGCGCAGGCCGCCGCGCCCGCAGCCGAGGCAGCGCCGGCACCGGTTCAGCCGCCCGCCCAGACCGCCAGACCCGTCAGTCCACCGCCCCAGCATCTGTCCGGCCACCGGGCGCACGAACCGCGCCAGTTCGTGCAGCAACCCGCCGCAGGCCCGGCCGGCGAGCCTGGCCTGGGCTGGACCATCAGCCCGGCCCAGCTGGTCTACCCCCATGCGCCTCAGCATGTGCAAAGCACCGAGCAAGGCGGCTGGCTGATCCTGCTGGAGCCTGCCGCCAACCCGCCCCTGCTGAGCCCCGCGCAAAGGCCTGCGGCCGACTGCGCCCAGACGGCGCTGCAGGGCGATGCCGCCAGGCTGCTGGACAATATGCTGCGCGCCCTCGGACTGCAGGAAAAGCCGCGCGTCTTCAGCGCCGCCCTGCACCGCGCGCCGCCCGATGCCGATCTCAGCCATGCCGAGGCACTGCAACCTGCACTGGAGACGCTGCTGCGCGAGCTGCGCCCCGACTGCGTGCTGGTCCTGGGCCTGGCCAGTGCACGCGCGGTGCTGGGCCGCCATGATGCGCTGGGCCGGCTGCGGGCCGAGCCGCACCACATTGCAGGCGTGCCCACGGTGGTGACCTACGACCCCAACTATCTGCTGCGTGCGCCGCAGGCCAAGGCCGGAGCCTGGGCCGACCTGGTGCAGGCCGACGCGTTTACCAAGGGGCTGTGA
- a CDS encoding OmpW/AlkL family protein codes for MKKPMRISAAVLALTACGLAGAQSAGTWSARVGITHLSPDVSSGNLSAPSFPNTKVDAGSNTQLGGGITYMVTDNLALDVPLATPFKHDLTGAGAIAGVGKLGSTKAIPATLMLQYRFNEAKAAFRPYVGAGVTYAHFYGEKTTATLNGLSGGTLANPTTAELDDKFGALAQLGFVYQFNERWFVDASYSKSFLKTKIHLSSGQSISVRLNPDVFSMAIGYRF; via the coding sequence ATGAAGAAACCTATGCGGATTTCTGCCGCCGTTCTGGCCCTGACGGCCTGCGGCCTGGCCGGCGCCCAATCTGCGGGCACCTGGTCGGCACGTGTGGGCATCACCCATCTATCGCCCGATGTGAGCAGCGGCAATCTGTCGGCCCCATCCTTTCCCAACACCAAGGTCGACGCAGGCAGCAACACCCAGCTGGGTGGCGGCATCACCTATATGGTGACCGACAATCTGGCGCTGGACGTGCCTCTGGCGACGCCCTTCAAGCATGACCTGACGGGAGCCGGCGCGATTGCCGGCGTGGGCAAGCTGGGCAGCACCAAGGCGATACCGGCGACGCTGATGCTGCAGTACCGCTTCAACGAGGCCAAGGCGGCGTTTCGCCCCTATGTGGGAGCCGGCGTGACCTATGCCCATTTCTATGGCGAAAAGACCACGGCCACGCTCAACGGTCTGAGCGGCGGCACGCTGGCCAATCCGACCACGGCCGAGCTCGACGACAAGTTCGGTGCGCTGGCGCAGCTGGGCTTTGTCTACCAGTTCAACGAGCGCTGGTTTGTGGATGCGTCCTACTCCAAGAGCTTTCTGAAGACCAAGATCCACCTGTCTTCGGGCCAGAGCATCAGCGTCAGGCTCAATCCCGATGTGTTTTCCATGGCCATAGGCTACCGCTTCTGA
- a CDS encoding ABC transporter permease encodes MSQLAASPSRRPAKPVSLLSSRQLGLQWLERSACVLLFFAIWEFLPRAGLVNSAFLSPPSAVLAAIVQLAQTGQLGKHVAASLQRSLAGLILAVVTGVALGLLMGVVRRFEAFVDPLLQLFRQVSALALFPVFLLFFGIGEASKIAIIFWAAFWPVLLNTISGVKQVEKLLIHSALSMGASRGFIFFKVILPAAAPSIFTGIRLAGAYSITALVAAEMIGSHAGLGFLTLNSQEIFQIPSMYAGIVLLAVLGLALNYGLALLEKRLTRWRSGLEFHE; translated from the coding sequence ATGAGCCAACTGGCCGCATCCCCATCCCGGCGCCCCGCCAAGCCGGTGTCGCTGCTTTCCTCCCGGCAACTCGGGCTCCAATGGCTGGAGCGCTCAGCCTGCGTGCTGCTGTTCTTTGCCATCTGGGAATTCCTGCCGCGCGCGGGACTGGTCAATTCGGCCTTTCTCAGCCCGCCATCCGCGGTTCTGGCGGCCATCGTCCAGCTGGCGCAGACCGGCCAGCTGGGCAAGCATGTGGCGGCCAGCCTGCAACGCTCGCTGGCAGGGCTGATTCTGGCCGTCGTGACAGGCGTGGCGCTGGGCCTGCTGATGGGCGTGGTGCGCCGCTTCGAGGCCTTCGTCGACCCCTTGCTGCAGCTGTTCCGTCAGGTCTCTGCCCTGGCGCTGTTTCCGGTCTTTCTGCTGTTCTTCGGCATCGGCGAAGCCTCCAAGATCGCCATCATCTTCTGGGCCGCTTTCTGGCCGGTGCTGCTCAACACCATCAGCGGCGTCAAGCAGGTGGAAAAGCTGCTGATCCATTCGGCGCTGTCCATGGGGGCCTCGCGCGGCTTCATCTTCTTCAAGGTCATCCTGCCGGCGGCGGCGCCGTCCATCTTCACCGGCATCCGACTGGCGGGCGCCTATTCGATCACCGCGCTGGTCGCCGCCGAGATGATCGGCTCGCATGCAGGCCTGGGCTTTCTCACGCTGAACTCCCAGGAGATCTTCCAGATCCCCAGCATGTATGCCGGCATCGTGCTGCTGGCCGTTCTGGGCCTGGCCCTCAACTATGGGCTGGCCTTGCTGGAAAAGCGCCTGACGCGCTGGCGCAGCGGACTGGAGTTTCATGAGTAG
- the tsaB gene encoding tRNA (adenosine(37)-N6)-threonylcarbamoyltransferase complex dimerization subunit type 1 TsaB: MNLLAIDTSTDTLFVAVQRGDAIWQHSGPGAQQSSAQLLPAIRQLMKEAGLSFAQLDAIAFGRGPGSFTGLRTACAITQGLAFAAKVPVLPVDSLLTVAEEARHLHGCTEVEAVLDARMHEVYHAAFRYVDGQWIEPEDFGLCAPEALQAAAGHAVTGNAQPVYPELLAPAARHVHAMPTATAMLRLAPALLAKGCAVPAEEALPRYIRDKVAKTTAEREAEKAAAAAASDAASR; the protein is encoded by the coding sequence ATGAATCTTCTCGCCATCGACACCAGTACCGATACCTTGTTTGTTGCCGTCCAGCGTGGCGATGCCATCTGGCAGCACAGCGGTCCGGGCGCGCAACAGTCGTCGGCCCAGTTGCTGCCGGCCATCCGCCAGCTCATGAAGGAGGCCGGGCTGAGCTTTGCGCAACTGGACGCCATTGCCTTCGGGCGCGGTCCCGGCTCCTTCACGGGCCTGCGTACGGCCTGCGCCATCACCCAGGGTCTGGCGTTTGCCGCCAAGGTTCCCGTGCTGCCCGTGGACTCGCTGCTCACCGTGGCCGAAGAGGCCCGTCATCTGCATGGCTGCACCGAGGTAGAGGCCGTGCTCGATGCGCGCATGCACGAGGTCTATCACGCCGCGTTCCGCTATGTGGACGGCCAGTGGATCGAGCCCGAGGACTTCGGCCTGTGCGCCCCCGAAGCTCTGCAGGCTGCAGCCGGCCATGCCGTGACGGGCAATGCCCAGCCCGTCTACCCCGAGCTGCTGGCGCCCGCCGCCCGCCATGTGCACGCCATGCCCACGGCCACGGCCATGCTGCGCCTGGCTCCGGCACTGTTGGCAAAAGGCTGCGCGGTGCCGGCCGAAGAGGCGCTGCCGCGCTATATCCGCGATAAAGTGGCAAAAACCACGGCCGAGCGCGAAGCCGAGAAGGCCGCCGCTGCTGCTGCCTCCGACGCCGCCTCCCGATAA
- a CDS encoding SGNH/GDSL hydrolase family protein, giving the protein MASKLKLLAAAMATVGLLAACGGGGGADTTPKAKVTSVKVMGDSLSDSGTFGYKFTVQGNDPTTGKPYLVWPERIADLYSTSLCAHYKPTSQTTFVTANAGCTNYAIGGAQINYVDASGQVVNSPISVLQQIKDAGAAGVSSNDLILIDGGANDAAALITAVLTYQSAAATYAVTGSPADGAKALAAQKYLQAFLASKIDTATLTALLSQGSDGIVKAGGLYMQTLAQNLATSMQTDLLAKGATRIAVLNIPAIQMTPKFTTVLAQIAQAQGTAASKQAEALLDGWVSAFNATLKTAAGNDSRIAVVDFYTEFKSQISNPAAYNFTNATVAVCSKIGTDELSTCSADKLAANIPQGETSPDWWKSYVFANSFHPTPYGYQQMGQLVSRSLAQAGWL; this is encoded by the coding sequence TTGGCAAGCAAACTCAAACTCTTGGCGGCGGCAATGGCAACGGTGGGCCTGCTGGCGGCCTGCGGCGGCGGAGGCGGAGCCGATACCACCCCCAAGGCCAAGGTCACTTCGGTCAAGGTCATGGGCGACAGCCTCTCGGACAGCGGCACCTTCGGCTACAAGTTCACCGTGCAGGGCAACGATCCGACGACCGGCAAGCCCTATCTGGTCTGGCCTGAGCGCATTGCCGATCTCTACAGCACCTCGCTGTGCGCGCATTACAAGCCCACCAGCCAGACCACGTTTGTGACAGCCAATGCCGGCTGCACCAACTACGCCATCGGCGGCGCGCAGATCAACTATGTCGATGCCTCCGGCCAGGTGGTGAACTCGCCCATCTCCGTGCTGCAGCAGATCAAGGATGCGGGCGCGGCCGGTGTGTCCTCCAACGACCTGATCCTCATCGATGGCGGCGCCAATGACGCAGCCGCGCTGATCACGGCCGTGCTGACCTATCAGTCGGCGGCTGCAACCTATGCCGTGACGGGTTCGCCTGCCGATGGCGCCAAGGCGCTGGCGGCGCAGAAGTACCTGCAGGCCTTCCTGGCTTCCAAGATCGATACGGCAACGCTGACGGCCCTGCTGTCCCAGGGCTCGGACGGCATCGTCAAGGCCGGCGGCCTGTACATGCAGACGCTGGCCCAGAACCTGGCGACCAGCATGCAGACGGATCTGCTGGCCAAGGGCGCCACGCGCATCGCCGTGCTGAACATCCCGGCCATCCAGATGACCCCCAAGTTCACCACCGTGCTGGCCCAGATCGCCCAGGCCCAGGGCACGGCCGCCTCCAAGCAGGCCGAAGCCCTGCTGGACGGCTGGGTGAGTGCGTTCAACGCCACCCTGAAGACCGCCGCAGGCAATGACAGCCGCATTGCCGTGGTGGATTTCTATACCGAGTTCAAGAGCCAGATCTCCAACCCTGCGGCCTACAACTTCACCAATGCCACGGTGGCAGTCTGCTCCAAGATCGGTACCGACGAGCTGTCCACCTGCAGTGCCGACAAGCTGGCCGCCAACATTCCTCAGGGCGAAACCAGCCCCGACTGGTGGAAGAGCTATGTCTTCGCCAACAGCTTCCACCCCACCCCTTACGGCTACCAGCAGATGGGTCAGCTGGTGTCGCGTTCGCTGGCACAGGCCGGCTGGCTCTAA
- a CDS encoding MFS transporter, with translation MKDSRSLRWWGVVTLFVIVAISYVDRINISVLITDQDFLSHIGLTPDDRTRQGLLATAFMVGYGVSSFVLTPFCAALFGVRRSLFAGLLLWGVVTFLSPAMNSYGLLLASRILLGVSEGPLFSLAGSYIKAHFESRENGKPNSLVNMGTGLGLAVGYPFVGYLVVGHNWETSFHVLGLINVLLGVPLVWAFVRMPKVETGMPKPQSLGEAVGQVGQIVRGAMHTRYLWLITILTAAFLSYLWGSSNWLSAYLKESRGFSMREMGWLASLPQYASVAAVFVGGMIIDRIARRQVPLIFVFGSMGVAIAVWLAIHMEDRYAAAYCLIAANFCWGLMSPAIPSTVQHCARPEHVASAYGVVNGAGSLVAGFMPAIMGAVIGALSARGGVAAGFFAGFSALIGTQVIVMLCGIVLWVRERGAEAQSS, from the coding sequence ATGAAAGACTCACGCTCGTTGCGCTGGTGGGGCGTGGTCACGCTGTTCGTGATCGTCGCCATTTCCTACGTGGACCGGATCAATATCTCGGTCCTCATCACCGATCAGGACTTTCTGTCGCACATCGGCCTCACCCCTGACGACCGAACGCGTCAGGGTCTGCTGGCCACGGCCTTCATGGTCGGTTACGGTGTTTCGTCCTTTGTGCTCACGCCGTTCTGCGCGGCGCTGTTCGGCGTGCGCCGCAGCCTCTTCGCGGGGCTGCTGCTGTGGGGTGTGGTGACCTTTCTGTCGCCGGCCATGAACAGCTACGGGCTGCTGCTGGCATCGCGCATTCTGCTGGGCGTGTCCGAGGGGCCGCTGTTCTCGCTGGCTGGCAGCTACATCAAGGCGCATTTCGAGAGCCGCGAGAACGGCAAACCCAACTCCCTGGTCAATATGGGCACCGGACTGGGCCTGGCGGTGGGCTATCCCTTCGTCGGCTACCTGGTCGTGGGCCACAACTGGGAGACCTCGTTCCATGTGCTGGGCCTGATCAACGTGCTGCTGGGCGTTCCGCTGGTCTGGGCCTTTGTGCGCATGCCCAAGGTGGAGACCGGCATGCCCAAGCCCCAGTCGCTGGGCGAGGCCGTGGGCCAGGTCGGCCAGATCGTGCGCGGCGCCATGCACACGCGCTATCTGTGGCTGATCACCATTCTCACGGCGGCCTTTCTGTCCTATCTCTGGGGCAGCAGCAACTGGCTGTCCGCCTATCTCAAGGAGTCGCGCGGCTTTTCCATGCGCGAGATGGGCTGGCTGGCTTCGCTGCCGCAATACGCGAGCGTGGCGGCGGTCTTCGTGGGTGGCATGATCATCGACCGCATCGCGCGCAGGCAGGTGCCGCTGATCTTTGTCTTCGGCAGCATGGGCGTGGCGATTGCCGTGTGGCTGGCCATCCATATGGAAGACCGCTATGCGGCGGCCTATTGCCTGATTGCCGCCAACTTCTGCTGGGGGCTGATGAGCCCGGCCATTCCGAGCACCGTGCAGCATTGCGCGCGGCCCGAGCATGTGGCCAGCGCCTATGGCGTGGTCAACGGTGCGGGCAGTCTGGTCGCGGGCTTCATGCCGGCCATCATGGGTGCGGTGATCGGCGCGCTGTCGGCACGCGGCGGCGTGGCTGCTGGATTCTTCGCAGGCTTTTCAGCGCTGATTGGCACGCAGGTGATCGTGATGCTCTGCGGCATCGTGCTCTGGGTGCGCGAGCGCGGTGCCGAAGCGCAGTCATCGTGA
- the corA gene encoding magnesium/cobalt transporter CorA, whose amino-acid sequence MLNIFTLANGRLAQEEIESLADLERFRPIWVDLESPTLEEKRWIKQHYELSIPEDAMDEDIEESARFYEEDNGELHIRSDFLIDDDEDPRSVRVAFILNQHNAALRSHGVLFSIHDEDVPVFRLLRMRARRAPGLIDAAEDVLLKLFDADAEYSADTLERIYDDLEKASKMVLSGDVTDEMAKEVLGAIARQEDLNGRIRRNVMDTRRAVSFLMRSKMLNAEQFEEARQILRDIESLDSHTAFLFDKINFLMDATVGFININQNKIIKIFSVASVALLPPTLIASVYGMNFKFMPELDWEFGYGYVVLLMILSAVGPMLYFRKRGWLK is encoded by the coding sequence ATGCTCAACATCTTTACGCTGGCCAATGGTCGACTCGCTCAGGAAGAAATCGAGTCCCTGGCAGACCTCGAACGCTTTCGCCCCATCTGGGTCGACCTGGAGTCGCCCACCCTCGAAGAAAAGCGCTGGATCAAGCAGCACTACGAGCTGTCCATCCCCGAAGACGCGATGGACGAGGACATCGAGGAGTCGGCGCGCTTCTACGAAGAAGACAACGGCGAGCTGCATATCCGCAGCGACTTTCTGATCGACGATGACGAAGACCCCCGCTCGGTGCGTGTGGCCTTCATCCTCAACCAGCACAACGCCGCGCTGCGCAGCCACGGCGTGCTGTTCTCCATCCACGACGAGGATGTGCCGGTGTTTCGCCTGCTGCGCATGCGCGCGCGCCGCGCACCGGGTCTGATCGACGCGGCCGAGGACGTGCTGCTCAAGCTGTTTGACGCGGACGCCGAATACTCGGCCGATACGCTGGAGCGCATCTACGACGACCTGGAAAAAGCCAGCAAGATGGTACTGTCAGGCGATGTGACCGACGAGATGGCCAAGGAAGTGCTGGGCGCGATCGCCCGCCAGGAAGACTTGAACGGCCGCATCCGCCGCAACGTCATGGATACGCGCCGCGCCGTGAGCTTTCTGATGCGCTCCAAGATGCTCAACGCCGAACAGTTCGAGGAAGCGCGCCAGATCCTGCGCGACATCGAGTCGCTGGACAGCCACACGGCCTTTCTGTTCGACAAGATCAACTTCCTGATGGACGCCACGGTCGGCTTCATCAACATCAACCAGAACAAGATCATCAAGATCTTCTCGGTGGCCAGCGTGGCCCTGCTGCCGCCCACGCTGATCGCCAGTGTCTACGGCATGAACTTCAAGTTCATGCCCGAGCTGGACTGGGAGTTCGGCTACGGCTATGTGGTGCTGCTGATGATTCTGAGCGCCGTCGGCCCCATGCTGTATTTCCGCAAGCGCGGCTGGCTGAAATAG